The following proteins are co-located in the Streptomyces sp. NBC_00435 genome:
- a CDS encoding LysE family translocator, which translates to MTEVIAVAVITFLAVISPGADFAMVVRNSYLYGRPTGLFAAAGVAAGVLVHVSYTMLGVGLLIASSTGLFTVIKLAGAAYLVWIGIRTFRARAEVTVDLEEGSGLSPFGALRTGFLTNVLNPKTTLFVVSTFTQVVGPGTAVWQQAGYGLFMSAAHLGWFSVVALFFSNSRLRDRMLKAQKALNRAIGSVLVGLGVGLGFAR; encoded by the coding sequence ATGACAGAAGTGATCGCAGTCGCCGTCATCACCTTCCTCGCCGTGATCAGTCCCGGCGCGGATTTCGCCATGGTCGTTCGCAACAGCTACCTCTACGGTCGCCCCACCGGCCTGTTCGCGGCCGCCGGTGTCGCGGCCGGGGTGCTGGTCCACGTCTCCTACACGATGCTCGGGGTCGGTCTGCTGATCGCCTCCTCCACCGGGTTGTTCACGGTGATCAAGCTCGCGGGCGCCGCGTACCTGGTGTGGATCGGGATACGGACCTTCCGTGCGCGGGCCGAGGTGACCGTGGACCTGGAGGAGGGGAGCGGGCTGTCGCCGTTCGGGGCGCTGCGCACCGGCTTCCTGACCAATGTGCTGAACCCGAAGACCACGCTGTTCGTCGTGTCCACCTTCACCCAGGTGGTCGGGCCGGGTACCGCGGTGTGGCAGCAGGCCGGGTACGGGCTGTTCATGTCGGCGGCGCACCTGGGCTGGTTCTCGGTGGTGGCACTGTTCTTCTCCAACTCCCGCTTGCGCGACCGGATGCTGAAGGCGCAGAAGGCGCTGAACCGGGCCATCGGCTCGGTGCTCGTCGGGCTCGGGGTGGGGCTGGGCTTCGCCCGCTGA